In Clostridium sp. JN-1, one genomic interval encodes:
- a CDS encoding response regulator: MSKILIADDDKNINMLIQSLLKNENYEIVTAFDGKEALKKLDVEKVDMVITDIMMPNINGWELCK, translated from the coding sequence ATGAGTAAAATATTAATAGCAGATGATGATAAAAATATAAATATGTTAATACAGTCATTACTGAAAAATGAAAATTATGAAATAGTAACTGCTTTTGATGGTAAAGAGGCCTTAAAAAAATTAGATGTTGAAAAAGTGGACATGGTTATTACAGATATTATGATGCCTAATATAAATGGATGGGAACTTTGTAAATAA
- a CDS encoding Coenzyme F420 hydrogenase/dehydrogenase, beta subunit C-terminal domain, translated as MEKVYLKKEDCCGCSACYNICPAQAICMKPDEEGFLYPVIDQALCVDCHSCLNVCPIICDGNYKGKTIPEFLAAKHRSEDVLMNSASGGIFTAISDAILREGGVVYGADFDEKFHVLHKRAENYDQRNRMRISKYVQSNMGDTFQQIKKDLADKKKVLFTGTPCQNAGLRGYIGDSPLVKNLYLCDLICHSIPSPLIWEDYKRLLEKEYGGKLTSIQFRSKIIDWSRENSKKAFLFTTSNSQEIHNDKRFYQLFFGEKTIMRPSCEQCRFTDIHRVSDITIADYWGIEKYAPELMNKKGVSVVLINNKKGADLLEKCSEELKYEKRPKEESLIEQQRLSKPVKFPENRKKFWDDYRKYGFGYIVEQLAK; from the coding sequence ATGGAGAAAGTTTATTTAAAAAAAGAAGATTGCTGCGGTTGTAGTGCATGTTACAATATTTGTCCTGCACAGGCAATTTGTATGAAACCAGATGAGGAGGGATTTTTATATCCAGTCATAGACCAAGCACTATGTGTAGATTGTCACAGCTGCTTAAATGTTTGCCCTATAATTTGCGATGGAAATTACAAAGGAAAAACTATACCAGAATTTTTAGCAGCTAAGCACAGATCAGAAGATGTTTTAATGAATTCTGCATCTGGAGGAATCTTTACAGCAATTTCCGATGCAATACTTCGGGAAGGTGGAGTAGTTTATGGTGCCGACTTCGACGAAAAATTTCATGTGTTACATAAAAGAGCAGAAAACTATGATCAGCGAAATCGAATGAGAATATCTAAATACGTACAGAGTAACATGGGAGATACTTTTCAACAAATAAAAAAGGACTTAGCCGATAAAAAGAAAGTGTTATTTACTGGGACTCCATGTCAAAACGCAGGATTGAGAGGATATATAGGCGATTCACCATTGGTCAAAAATCTATACCTATGTGATTTGATTTGTCATAGTATTCCAAGTCCTTTAATTTGGGAAGATTACAAAAGACTATTAGAAAAAGAGTACGGCGGAAAACTAACCAGTATTCAATTTCGATCTAAGATAATTGATTGGAGTCGGGAAAACAGTAAAAAGGCATTCCTATTTACCACTTCAAATAGCCAAGAGATTCACAACGATAAAAGATTCTATCAACTTTTCTTTGGAGAAAAAACTATTATGCGTCCTTCTTGTGAACAATGCAGATTTACAGACATACATCGTGTATCAGATATTACTATTGCAGATTATTGGGGAATTGAAAAGTACGCTCCTGAATTGATGAATAAAAAAGGTGTTTCTGTAGTTTTAATCAACAATAAAAAAGGTGCTGATCTCCTTGAAAAATGCAGCGAAGAATTGAAATATGAAAAACGTCCGAAGGAAGAATCTCTTATAGAGCAGCAGCGTTTAAGTAAACCTGTAAAGTTTCCAGAAAACCGCAAAAAATTCTGGGATGATTATAGAAAATATGGCTTTGGGTATATCGTTGAACAATTAGCCAAATAA
- a CDS encoding CBS domain-containing protein, protein MNIAFFLTPKEDVVHVCIDNTMRQALEKMERSGYTAVPIIDDRGKYAGTLTEGDLLWKIKDTQEFNFKDTSKIYLKDIIKNIRNKPVHINEDIENLISLAVNQNFVPVVDDNDIFIGIIKRSEIINYCYKLLVENSMI, encoded by the coding sequence ATGAACATAGCTTTTTTTCTAACACCAAAGGAAGATGTTGTGCATGTTTGTATAGACAACACCATGAGACAAGCTCTTGAAAAAATGGAGCGAAGTGGATATACTGCTGTCCCAATTATAGATGATAGGGGAAAGTATGCAGGAACTCTGACGGAAGGTGATCTGCTCTGGAAAATAAAGGATACACAGGAATTTAATTTTAAGGATACGAGTAAAATTTATCTCAAGGATATAATTAAGAATATAAGGAATAAACCTGTTCACATTAATGAAGATATAGAAAATCTTATATCTCTAGCAGTAAATCAAAATTTTGTTCCTGTTGTAGATGATAATGATATATTTATAGGAATAATTAAGAGAAGCGAGATAATTAATTATTGTTATAAGCTGCTTGTCGAGAATTCTATGATATAA
- a CDS encoding HNH endonuclease — protein sequence MFKCEVCGKQADKHHIVYRSQGGIDFPINFKYLCSEHHRGKNGPHKNRQLDLKYKLEMQEKLEKILSKEFYTIDELVTLLKINKGMLKRLLKEYKLYKEGYRRLDIIYRLMGRKLYTKDMLEDYCDFIANF from the coding sequence TTGTTTAAGTGTGAAGTCTGCGGCAAGCAAGCTGACAAACATCATATAGTCTATAGAAGTCAAGGTGGAATTGATTTTCCAATTAATTTTAAGTATCTTTGTTCTGAACATCATAGAGGTAAAAATGGTCCTCATAAAAATAGACAGTTAGATTTAAAATATAAGTTAGAAATGCAAGAGAAATTAGAAAAAATTTTATCAAAAGAATTTTATACCATAGATGAACTAGTCACGCTGCTTAAAATAAATAAAGGTATGCTAAAAAGGTTATTAAAAGAATATAAATTATATAAAGAAGGTTATAGAAGGTTAGATATAATATATAGGCTTATGGGTAGAAAACTGTATACTAAAGATATGTTAGAAGACTACTGTGATTTTATAGCAAACTTTTGA
- a CDS encoding lysophospholipid acyltransferase family protein, with amino-acid sequence MKSFFLYLEFILFIAVYGPKKFKIDRLRKSGRIEEAERLSEYCLLKWANFTVRKAGIKLNVDGIENLPHKSCLLVANHQGLLDIPVLLTAVNRSSGFIAKKELLKAKIISGWMKEIHCVFIDRSNIRESVKSINEGVENLKNGYNMCIFPEGTRSKGDQVGEFKKGSMKLALKSNSLVVPVAINGTYKVLEANGWKIKPADVSVKILKPIDTQSISKEEKKDLSNIIRNSIIKNM; translated from the coding sequence ATGAAATCATTTTTTTTATATTTAGAATTTATTTTATTTATAGCAGTTTATGGGCCAAAAAAATTTAAAATAGATCGATTGAGAAAAAGCGGGAGAATAGAAGAAGCTGAAAGGTTAAGTGAATATTGTCTCCTAAAATGGGCTAATTTTACTGTTAGGAAAGCTGGAATAAAACTTAATGTTGATGGAATTGAAAATTTACCTCACAAAAGCTGCTTGCTTGTAGCAAATCATCAAGGACTTCTTGATATACCAGTTTTACTTACTGCAGTTAATAGATCATCTGGATTCATAGCTAAAAAGGAACTGCTTAAAGCTAAGATAATAAGCGGCTGGATGAAAGAAATTCATTGTGTATTTATAGATAGATCAAACATTAGGGAATCTGTTAAGTCAATAAATGAAGGAGTAGAAAATTTAAAAAATGGTTATAATATGTGCATTTTCCCTGAAGGAACTAGAAGTAAGGGAGATCAAGTTGGTGAGTTTAAAAAGGGAAGTATGAAACTTGCATTGAAGTCAAATTCACTTGTAGTACCAGTAGCAATAAATGGTACATATAAAGTTTTAGAAGCTAATGGATGGAAAATTAAGCCTGCAGATGTTAGTGTCAAAATACTAAAACCAATTGATACGCAAAGTATTTCAAAAGAAGAAAAGAAGGATTTATCAAATATAATTAGAAATTCTATAATAAAAAATATGTAA
- the cls gene encoding cardiolipin synthase codes for MNNKLRYALYWIFLINAFVSIIVIILERKNPEKTIAWLLVFIALPPIGLFLYIFLGRNWKKHKLHDETNINIQELVYEAMRGIHDYGYSSLIELLSRNSESPLFRDNSIKIFKDGNGKFKSLKKELLKAKHHIHLEYYIVKSDGVGNELKDILIKKAQEGVKIRFILDKVGCIGIKKSYIRELKDAGVDIVYYSYFLAPLLRHINTQINYRNHRKIAIIDGKVGFVGGINIGDEYIGKSKYGYWRDTHIMVKGDFVYGLQAVFLDDFAAIKEANKELFYYDDNFEEFFPQYGSYDGKLMQLIKSGPNSEFPAIEQAVLKMISTAKRHVYITTPYFIPTESISNALKIAALSGVDVIILFPARYDHILVHCASVTYLEDLVRNGVKLYFYDRNSFIHAKTTSIDGDLCTIGTANMDIRSYELNYEINAVIYDEAATEELENLFFEDLKKSKRISVEYFDNLPLHIKVFEAFCRIFSSLM; via the coding sequence GTGAATAATAAATTGAGATATGCATTGTACTGGATATTCTTAATAAATGCCTTTGTTTCAATAATAGTTATAATATTAGAGAGGAAAAATCCTGAAAAAACTATTGCTTGGTTATTAGTTTTTATCGCACTTCCACCAATCGGATTGTTTCTATACATTTTCCTCGGTAGAAACTGGAAGAAACATAAACTTCACGATGAAACAAACATAAACATACAAGAACTAGTTTATGAAGCCATGCGCGGTATACATGACTATGGATATTCATCATTAATTGAATTACTTTCAAGAAATAGTGAATCCCCCCTTTTTAGGGATAACAGCATAAAGATATTTAAAGATGGAAATGGAAAATTTAAATCTTTAAAAAAAGAACTTCTAAAAGCAAAGCATCATATTCACCTGGAATATTATATCGTAAAAAGTGATGGAGTAGGTAACGAACTAAAAGACATACTAATAAAGAAAGCACAAGAAGGAGTTAAAATTAGATTCATACTAGATAAGGTTGGCTGTATAGGAATAAAAAAGAGCTACATAAGAGAACTTAAAGATGCTGGAGTTGATATAGTATATTATTCTTACTTTCTAGCACCACTTTTAAGACACATAAATACTCAAATAAATTATAGAAATCACAGAAAAATAGCAATAATTGATGGAAAAGTAGGCTTCGTAGGCGGAATAAATATAGGTGATGAATACATTGGCAAAAGCAAATATGGATATTGGCGGGATACTCACATAATGGTAAAAGGTGACTTCGTATATGGATTGCAGGCAGTATTTTTAGATGACTTCGCCGCTATTAAAGAAGCAAATAAAGAACTTTTTTATTATGATGATAACTTTGAAGAATTTTTTCCTCAGTACGGCAGCTATGATGGTAAACTAATGCAGCTTATAAAAAGCGGTCCTAACTCAGAGTTTCCTGCAATCGAGCAGGCAGTTTTGAAAATGATAAGTACTGCAAAAAGACATGTTTACATCACTACTCCATATTTTATACCTACTGAAAGCATATCCAATGCCTTAAAAATAGCAGCTTTAAGCGGAGTAGATGTAATAATACTTTTCCCAGCTAGATATGACCACATACTTGTACACTGTGCTTCTGTAACTTATCTTGAGGATCTCGTTAGAAATGGTGTCAAACTTTATTTTTACGACAGGAATTCATTTATACATGCAAAAACTACATCTATAGATGGAGACCTTTGTACAATAGGCACTGCAAACATGGATATAAGAAGCTATGAGTTAAATTATGAAATAAATGCTGTAATTTACGATGAAGCCGCAACAGAAGAACTTGAAAATTTATTTTTTGAAGACTTGAAAAAGAGTAAAAGAATTTCTGTTGAATACTTTGACAATCTTCCACTTCATATAAAAGTCTTTGAAGCTTTTTGCAGGATATTTTCATCACTAATGTAG
- a CDS encoding fructose-1,6-bisphosphatase encodes MIFYDENNLKVIEEDLRYLKLLSKQYPTISSASTEIINLQAILNLPKGTEHFISDIHGEYESFTHMLKNASGVIKRKIDDVFGNSLVEQQKSALATLIYYPEQKLELIKKTESNMKDWYKVALHQLIEMCKNVSSKYTRSKVRKALPQDFAYVIEELLHEQGDKIDKQDYYNGIIEAIIDIDRADEFIVAISNVIQRLAVDRLHIIGDIYDRGPGADIIMDALMKHHSVDIQWGNHDILWMGAASGCEACAANVLRISLRYANLRIIEDGYGINLLPLATFAMEFYGDDPCNNFIPKTIDKDISQGELSLFAKMHKAIAIIQFKIEGNIIKRRPEFEMNDRLLLDKINIEKGEINLYGKTYKLNDTNFPTVDFKDPYKLTDRENELVEKLTNSFLNSEKLQKHIKFLYSKGGMYLVYNSNLLYHGCIPLNKDGSFKEVKIGNIKYSGRSLLDRFDRVARDSYFFKDDINVKRYGMDMMWYLWCGPDSPEFSKKRMTTFERYFIDDEETHYEEKNYYYKYRDNETICKEILSEFNLNPDESHIINGHIPVKTKEGESPIKANGRLLVIDGGFCKAYQPQTGIAGYTLIYNSYGLLLTSHKPFAAIQDAIKDNKDILSSTIILEHSVKRKKVADTDIGQELKEQITNLEKLLIAYRKGFIKEENSSNIF; translated from the coding sequence ATGATTTTCTACGACGAAAATAATTTGAAGGTAATAGAGGAAGATTTAAGATATCTTAAACTATTGTCAAAACAATATCCTACTATATCAAGTGCAAGTACTGAGATAATAAATCTACAAGCTATTTTGAACTTGCCAAAGGGAACAGAACATTTTATAAGTGATATTCACGGTGAATATGAATCGTTTACACATATGCTCAAAAATGCCTCTGGTGTCATAAAGAGAAAAATAGATGATGTATTTGGAAATTCACTTGTAGAACAACAAAAATCAGCTCTTGCAACTTTAATTTATTACCCTGAACAAAAGCTGGAGTTAATTAAAAAAACTGAAAGTAATATGAAGGATTGGTATAAGGTAGCATTGCATCAACTTATAGAGATGTGTAAAAATGTAAGTTCAAAGTATACTAGATCAAAAGTTAGAAAAGCTCTTCCTCAAGATTTTGCATATGTAATTGAAGAATTATTGCACGAGCAGGGGGACAAAATAGATAAACAAGATTATTATAATGGTATCATAGAGGCTATTATAGATATAGATAGAGCAGATGAATTTATCGTAGCTATATCAAATGTTATACAAAGGTTAGCAGTAGACAGGCTTCATATAATAGGCGATATATATGATAGAGGTCCCGGCGCAGATATAATAATGGATGCACTTATGAAGCATCATTCAGTTGATATTCAATGGGGTAATCATGATATATTGTGGATGGGTGCTGCCTCTGGCTGCGAAGCATGTGCTGCAAATGTACTGAGAATTTCGCTTAGGTATGCTAATTTAAGAATTATTGAAGATGGATATGGAATTAATTTATTGCCGCTAGCCACATTTGCTATGGAGTTTTATGGTGACGATCCATGTAATAATTTTATCCCAAAGACTATAGATAAAGATATAAGTCAAGGAGAATTATCTCTATTTGCAAAAATGCATAAGGCTATAGCTATTATTCAATTTAAAATTGAAGGTAATATTATAAAAAGAAGACCTGAGTTTGAAATGAACGACAGACTTCTTTTAGATAAAATAAATATTGAAAAAGGTGAGATAAACTTATATGGCAAAACATATAAGTTAAATGATACAAATTTTCCAACAGTTGATTTTAAGGATCCTTACAAATTGACTGACAGAGAAAATGAATTAGTTGAAAAATTAACTAATTCATTTTTAAACAGTGAAAAGCTGCAAAAACATATTAAATTTTTGTATAGTAAGGGCGGAATGTATTTAGTATATAATTCAAATCTTCTGTATCACGGCTGCATTCCATTAAATAAAGATGGCAGCTTTAAAGAAGTAAAAATAGGAAATATAAAATATAGTGGAAGAAGTTTACTAGATAGGTTTGATAGAGTTGCAAGAGATTCTTATTTCTTTAAAGATGATATAAATGTAAAGAGATATGGCATGGATATGATGTGGTACTTATGGTGCGGACCAGATTCACCTGAATTTAGTAAAAAGAGAATGACAACGTTTGAAAGATATTTTATAGATGATGAGGAAACACATTATGAAGAAAAAAATTATTATTATAAATATAGGGATAATGAAACCATATGTAAAGAGATTTTAAGTGAATTTAATTTAAATCCTGATGAATCTCATATAATAAATGGACATATTCCAGTAAAAACTAAAGAAGGAGAAAGTCCTATAAAAGCAAATGGACGTTTACTTGTGATAGATGGAGGGTTTTGCAAGGCATATCAGCCTCAAACTGGAATAGCAGGGTATACTTTGATATATAATTCATATGGATTACTTTTAACTTCACATAAACCATTTGCAGCTATACAAGATGCTATAAAAGATAACAAAGATATACTTTCGTCAACTATAATACTTGAGCATTCAGTTAAGAGAAAAAAGGTTGCAGATACAGATATAGGACAAGAATTAAAAGAACAAATTACAAATTTGGAAAAGCTGCTTATAGCATATAGAAAAGGATTTATAAAAGAAGAAAATTCATCAAACATTTTTTAA
- a CDS encoding DUF4489 domain-containing protein — MNSLSNNNNNNGNCYDHCPQPQPPCDPCHDHHKQYFNPCPPKYVECPENVDLHPLPGSALLEKGIGNNPVVNHASVIGIPLSPTNPLVVAQVTIDPTCLCFPTIKVEFSSLLQLTGLAITDSLTIQLNRIIGTSGVKETLQTFTINFSLLLSGTLPFSFVFGDVSANSKPRTYSVEVTGASALAALASIQFNNVDILALAVGGLREC, encoded by the coding sequence ATGAATTCACTTTCAAATAATAATAATAATAATGGAAATTGCTATGATCATTGTCCGCAGCCACAACCGCCTTGTGATCCTTGTCATGATCACCATAAACAGTACTTTAATCCTTGTCCGCCAAAGTATGTTGAATGTCCTGAAAATGTTGACTTACATCCATTACCAGGATCAGCACTTTTAGAAAAAGGTATTGGAAATAATCCAGTTGTTAATCATGCAAGCGTAATTGGTATTCCACTTTCACCTACAAATCCTTTAGTTGTAGCACAAGTAACTATAGATCCAACTTGCCTCTGTTTTCCAACTATAAAAGTTGAATTTTCAAGTTTATTACAACTTACTGGACTTGCTATTACAGATTCATTAACTATTCAATTGAATAGGATTATTGGTACTTCAGGTGTTAAAGAAACTCTACAAACCTTCACTATAAACTTTTCACTTTTACTATCTGGAACTTTACCATTTAGCTTTGTATTTGGAGATGTAAGTGCAAATTCCAAACCAAGGACTTATTCAGTAGAGGTAACTGGTGCTTCTGCTTTAGCTGCTCTTGCTTCAATTCAGTTTAATAATGTAGATATACTGGCACTTGCAGTTGGTGGTTTAAGGGAATGTTAA
- a CDS encoding aminotransferase class V-fold PLP-dependent enzyme, translated as MGIYLDNAATSYPKPDAVIQKMMSYMKDIGATAGRGAYKTAIEADRLLYNARSMVCKLFNGKDPAKVIFTSNITDALNMVINGFLKEGDHVITSSVEHNAVWRPLKTLERDRNIEISTVPCTHDGITKASDVEKLIKPNTKLIVFVHASNVLGTIQPIREIGEIAKRHNIVFLVDAAQTAGAYPIDVVKDNIGILAFTGHKSLLGPTGTGGFLMNCDANIIPSKSGGTGGDSSYPYQPDYFPNKYEAGTPNVVGIVGLGEALNFIYSKGIENIRKKEESLIKYAIQKISEVDGIEIYGPRDYKKIVGVISFNLSDIPAEEIAFELDRKYDIMVRVGIHCAPTAHKLMGTQEKGAVRIGIGYFNKKEDIDKIVEALKDISSCYKKF; from the coding sequence ATGGGAATATATTTGGATAACGCAGCTACCTCTTATCCTAAGCCGGATGCAGTAATTCAAAAGATGATGTCATATATGAAAGATATAGGAGCTACAGCAGGAAGAGGAGCTTATAAAACTGCAATTGAAGCAGATAGACTGCTTTATAATGCACGCAGTATGGTATGTAAATTATTTAATGGTAAAGACCCAGCAAAAGTTATATTTACTAGCAATATAACTGATGCCCTTAATATGGTTATAAATGGTTTTTTAAAGGAAGGAGACCATGTCATAACAAGCAGTGTAGAACATAATGCAGTATGGAGACCATTAAAGACATTAGAAAGAGATAGAAACATAGAAATATCTACAGTACCTTGTACTCATGATGGAATTACTAAAGCTTCAGATGTTGAAAAACTCATAAAACCAAATACTAAATTAATAGTATTCGTACATGCTTCTAATGTGCTTGGCACTATTCAACCAATAAGGGAAATAGGTGAGATAGCTAAAAGGCATAACATAGTTTTCCTTGTAGATGCAGCACAAACAGCCGGAGCTTATCCAATAGATGTTGTTAAGGACAATATAGGTATTCTTGCCTTTACAGGTCATAAAAGTTTACTTGGACCAACTGGTACAGGCGGGTTTTTAATGAACTGTGATGCAAACATAATTCCTTCAAAATCAGGTGGAACAGGAGGAGATTCAAGTTATCCATATCAACCTGATTACTTTCCAAATAAATATGAAGCTGGAACTCCTAATGTAGTTGGTATAGTAGGATTAGGAGAAGCTTTAAATTTTATTTATTCAAAGGGTATAGAAAATATAAGAAAAAAAGAAGAATCTCTTATAAAATATGCTATCCAAAAAATTAGCGAAGTAGATGGGATAGAAATTTACGGACCTAGAGATTATAAAAAGATAGTAGGAGTAATATCATTTAATCTATCAGATATTCCAGCTGAAGAAATAGCATTTGAGCTAGATAGAAAATATGACATTATGGTTAGAGTAGGTATACATTGTGCTCCAACAGCTCATAAACTCATGGGCACACAGGAAAAAGGGGCAGTTAGAATTGGTATAGGATATTTTAACAAAAAAGAAGACATTGATAAGATTGTGGAAGCCTTAAAAGATATATCAAGTTGTTATAAAAAATTTTAA
- a CDS encoding L,D-transpeptidase family protein has protein sequence MVKIYKFFPVIFLAFGILLIGTVSTVSIGGYIKNRAVSSPVNSNANSSNENHNYKNDDMDNKKIFFNKPGKIPEKTSIKVYKKKKILELYADKKLIGRFDISLGSSIDGKKEMQGDNKTPEGNYYICYKTNKTKHTYFIGISYPNIQDAKKGLEQGTIDKQTFDRIKSAIDEKKQPPWNTALGGDVGIHGGKDNHNLTCGSVMLSNDDINILKKYVTLNTPVDIYE, from the coding sequence ATGGTGAAAATTTATAAGTTTTTCCCTGTGATATTTTTAGCATTTGGAATACTCTTAATTGGTACTGTTTCAACTGTATCAATAGGAGGGTATATAAAAAATAGGGCTGTTAGTTCGCCGGTAAATAGTAATGCAAATTCATCAAATGAAAATCATAATTATAAAAATGATGACATGGATAATAAAAAGATATTTTTTAATAAGCCGGGAAAAATTCCAGAAAAAACTTCAATAAAGGTATATAAGAAGAAAAAGATACTTGAACTATACGCAGATAAAAAGCTAATAGGAAGATTTGATATAAGTTTAGGAAGTTCAATAGATGGAAAAAAAGAAATGCAGGGAGATAATAAAACTCCTGAAGGAAATTATTATATATGTTATAAAACCAACAAGACAAAGCATACTTATTTTATTGGAATAAGTTATCCTAACATACAAGATGCTAAAAAGGGATTGGAACAAGGAACTATAGATAAACAGACATTTGATAGAATAAAAAGTGCAATAGATGAAAAAAAGCAGCCGCCGTGGAATACAGCTTTAGGTGGAGATGTAGGAATTCACGGTGGTAAGGATAATCATAACTTAACGTGTGGAAGTGTTATGTTATCTAATGATGATATAAATATTTTGAAAAAATATGTAACACTAAATACTCCTGTAGATATATATGAGTAG
- a CDS encoding HDIG domain-containing metalloprotein, translating into MPSLYFNFSIKNEIYDYVYPLTMLRDLISTPQSPKYHSEGSVWNHTMLVIDEAAKRKNLSNDVKVFMWAALLHDLGKAPATKLKNGRITSYDHDIKGEKLCIEFLSEFNCEKQFVKDVSLLVRWHMQTLFTSKKLPFGNLKQMMREVDYREIALLSLCDRLGRGDMTSEKIREEEHKIEEFINKCELCDNNLYVTK; encoded by the coding sequence ATGCCTTCTTTATATTTTAATTTTTCTATAAAAAATGAAATATATGATTATGTTTATCCACTTACAATGCTTAGGGATTTAATAAGTACACCTCAATCGCCTAAGTATCATTCTGAAGGCAGTGTATGGAATCATACTATGCTTGTTATTGATGAAGCAGCTAAACGTAAAAATTTGAGTAATGATGTAAAGGTATTTATGTGGGCAGCACTTCTCCATGATTTAGGAAAGGCTCCTGCTACAAAGCTAAAAAATGGAAGGATAACTTCCTATGATCATGATATAAAAGGGGAAAAACTCTGCATTGAATTCTTAAGTGAGTTTAATTGTGAAAAACAGTTTGTTAAAGATGTATCTCTCTTGGTTAGATGGCATATGCAAACACTTTTTACTTCAAAGAAACTTCCATTTGGTAACTTAAAACAAATGATGAGAGAAGTTGATTATAGGGAAATAGCACTGCTGTCTCTTTGTGATAGACTGGGTAGGGGAGATATGACAAGTGAGAAAATACGAGAAGAAGAACATAAAATAGAAGAGTTCATAAATAAATGCGAACTTTGTGATAATAATTTATATGTAACCAAATAA